In one Ananas comosus cultivar F153 linkage group 12, ASM154086v1, whole genome shotgun sequence genomic region, the following are encoded:
- the LOC109718834 gene encoding uncharacterized protein LOC109718834: protein MAIPLKPYLLLLLLLLLLIPSSLSSSAHPAYPDPSSSSSCSAPFSAGAADAADDLVPIRREEYDGGRIIDITYALREDMPSWESPEGLGPFLWLAGSMANGSLANNSEMKLPAHTGTHVDAPGHVFQHYYEAGFDVDTLDLEVLNGPALLVDVPRDKNITAEVMESLHIPKGVRRVLFRTLNTDRELMWKKEFDTSYVGFMKDGAQWLVDNTDIKLVGVDYLSVAAYDDLIPSHLVFLESREIILVEGLKLENIKPGIYTLHCLPLRLRGAEGCPIRCILIK from the exons ATGGCGATCCCCCTCAAACcctacctcctcctcctcctcctcctcctcctcctcatcccctcctccctctcctcctccgcgcACCCCGCGTACCCCGACccatcgtcgtcgtcctcgtgcTCCGCCCCCTTCTCCGCCGGCGCCGCAGACGCCGCCGACGATCTGGTGCCGATCCGGCGCGAGGAGTACGACGGGGGACGGATCATCGACATCACCTACGCGCTCCGCGAGGACATGCCCTCGTGGGAGTCCCCCGAGGGGCTCGGCCCCTTCCTCTGGCTCGCCGGGTCCATGGCGAACGGGTCCCTCGCCAACAACTCCGAGATGAAGCTCCCCGCTCACACGGGCACCCACGTCGACGCCCCCGGGCACGTGTTCCAGCATTACTACGAGGCCGGGTTCGACGTCGACACGCTCGATCTCGAGGTGCTCAATG GTCCTGCGTTGTTAGTAGATGTCCcaagagataaaaatataacaG CTGAAGTAATGGAATCTCTACATATTCCTAAAGGAGTTCGCCGTGTGCTTTTCAGAACATTAAACACTGACAG AGAGCTTATGTGGAAAAAGGAGTTTGATACAAGCTATGTTGGCTTCATGAAAGATGGCGCACAGTGGTTGGTGGACAACACTGACATCAAACTTGTTG GAGTCGACTACTTATCAGTTGCTGCATACGACGACTTGATCCCTTCACACTTAGTTTTTCTCGAAAGCCGG GAAATAATCCTTGTTGAAGGACTAAAGTTGGAGAACATCAAACCAGGGATATACACTTTGCATTGCTTACCTCTTCGACTCCGTGGTGCCGAAGGTTGCCCGATCCGGTGCATCCTC